The Mucilaginibacter yixingensis genome window below encodes:
- a CDS encoding penicillin-binding protein 1A, translated as MIIKLAPQDIKRYNGIIWKVVIGGFAIVVLLFLATGFGLFGALPSFRDLENPKSNQATEILSDDGRTPLGSYYVQNRSNVTFKELSPNLVNALISTEDNRFMEHSGIDFQRAFTMMLYNAVGKQQGGSTITQQLALNLFSERSHNKFKRIIQKLQEWITAVKLERQYTKEEIITMYFNTVDFGAYNTFGIKSAARTYFNTTPDKLTPDQAAMLVAMVNGPSYFSPIRHPDRALSRRNFVLGRMAAEGKLSDEQAKEFQAKPLGLHFHRIDHNEGLAPYFRATIKDYIQKILSEHGITKADGSQWDLDRDGLKIYTTINATMQQYAEEAQAEYMRTLQAQFNAHWKGISLWKSVPNFKQLLDQGMRNCDRYRELKAQGQSEEEIRENFNTPDTLELFTWRGKIDTVMKPIDSIVYNKMLLRNALMSMDPTTGYIKAWVGGINFEHFKYDQVKQGTRQVGSTAKPFTYAVAMENSYSPCMQVNNVPDTIYYDGKAWCPGSSPSETKPGMITLRTALAFSQNWVTAHVMKEVGPIEVAKLIKNSGITSPVDPVPSICLGTFDASVFDMTGAYSIFANQGIWNEPTWLLRIEDKNGNILYTQHTNVKQVLNSETAYVMTYMLKGVIENGTGSRMRYKYGLSNPIAGKTGTTQNNSDGWFIGITPQLVTGVWTGCEDRAIHFRSTSMGEGANSALPIWAGYMKRVYNDPSLGIKRNVDFAQPKNGVTTVLDCNAYQQQQEGTTEADKKLSF; from the coding sequence ATGATTATTAAGCTTGCCCCTCAAGATATAAAAAGGTATAACGGCATCATCTGGAAAGTCGTTATCGGCGGTTTTGCCATTGTTGTGCTGCTCTTTCTGGCTACGGGTTTCGGTCTATTTGGTGCTTTGCCATCCTTCCGCGATCTTGAAAACCCTAAAAGCAACCAGGCCACCGAGATTTTAAGCGACGACGGCCGCACGCCACTGGGCAGTTACTATGTTCAAAACCGCTCTAACGTAACTTTCAAAGAGCTATCGCCAAACCTGGTAAACGCACTGATCTCTACCGAAGACAACCGCTTCATGGAGCACTCGGGGATCGATTTCCAGCGTGCATTTACCATGATGCTTTATAATGCTGTTGGTAAACAACAGGGCGGTAGTACCATTACGCAGCAGCTGGCGCTTAACCTTTTCTCAGAACGCTCTCACAATAAGTTTAAACGTATCATCCAAAAATTGCAAGAGTGGATCACCGCGGTAAAGCTGGAGCGCCAGTATACCAAAGAAGAGATCATCACCATGTATTTCAACACGGTTGATTTTGGTGCGTATAACACCTTCGGCATCAAATCTGCCGCACGGACTTATTTTAATACTACGCCAGATAAGTTAACGCCAGACCAGGCGGCTATGCTGGTGGCCATGGTAAACGGACCGAGCTACTTCTCGCCCATCCGTCACCCAGACCGTGCGCTGAGTCGCCGTAACTTTGTACTGGGCCGTATGGCTGCAGAGGGCAAACTAAGCGATGAGCAAGCCAAAGAGTTTCAGGCCAAACCGCTGGGACTGCATTTCCATCGCATTGACCATAATGAAGGTTTAGCGCCATACTTCCGTGCAACTATTAAAGACTATATTCAAAAGATCCTGAGCGAGCACGGCATCACCAAAGCCGATGGCAGCCAGTGGGATCTGGACCGTGATGGTTTGAAAATCTATACCACCATCAATGCCACCATGCAGCAATATGCAGAAGAGGCCCAGGCCGAGTACATGCGCACGCTGCAAGCCCAATTCAATGCACACTGGAAAGGTATCAGTCTATGGAAAAGCGTTCCTAACTTTAAGCAACTGCTGGATCAGGGCATGCGCAATTGCGACCGCTACCGTGAACTGAAAGCCCAGGGACAATCTGAAGAAGAGATAAGGGAGAATTTTAACACGCCTGATACCCTGGAGCTATTTACCTGGCGCGGTAAAATTGATACGGTGATGAAGCCGATTGACTCTATTGTTTACAACAAAATGTTATTGCGCAACGCGCTGATGAGTATGGACCCAACCACCGGCTATATTAAAGCATGGGTGGGAGGTATCAACTTTGAGCATTTTAAATATGACCAGGTTAAACAAGGTACCCGTCAGGTGGGTTCAACCGCTAAGCCGTTTACTTATGCAGTGGCGATGGAAAACAGCTACTCACCCTGCATGCAGGTAAACAACGTGCCCGATACCATTTATTATGATGGCAAAGCCTGGTGTCCGGGTTCGTCTCCGTCTGAAACTAAGCCGGGCATGATCACATTGCGCACAGCGCTAGCCTTCTCGCAAAACTGGGTAACCGCCCACGTAATGAAAGAGGTTGGCCCTATTGAAGTAGCCAAGCTGATCAAAAACTCAGGCATTACCTCGCCGGTAGATCCGGTTCCATCTATCTGCCTGGGTACATTTGATGCCTCTGTATTTGATATGACCGGCGCTTATTCCATTTTTGCCAACCAGGGCATCTGGAACGAGCCCACCTGGCTGCTTCGCATCGAAGATAAAAACGGCAACATACTCTATACCCAACATACTAACGTAAAACAGGTGCTCAACTCAGAGACTGCTTACGTGATGACCTATATGCTGAAAGGGGTTATTGAAAACGGTACTGGCTCGCGAATGCGCTATAAGTATGGCCTGAGTAACCCAATAGCAGGCAAAACAGGCACTACCCAAAACAACTCCGACGGTTGGTTCATCGGCATTACACCTCAATTGGTCACCGGCGTGTGGACGGGTTGCGAGGATCGCGCTATCCACTTCCGCAGCACCAGTATGGGCGAAGGCGCCAATTCTGCACTGCCTATTTGGGCTGGCTATATGAAACGGGTTTATAATGACCCTTCGCTGGGCATCAAACGTAATGTCGACTTTGCACAACCTAAAAATGGTGTTACTACCGTACTGGATTGCAATGCCTATCAGCAACAACAGGAAGGCACTACAGAGGCTGATAAGAAGTTAAGTTTTTAA
- a CDS encoding tetratricopeptide repeat protein, which translates to MKRNQTSILYLLTSLCLLFFLAACSLEKESAVNRGLQNLTAHYNILFNANQILQQKQLDYEQTYIDNYAELLSIYRDTVAVPATDKDLDAAIAKANNIIAIKEQSHYIGDAYLVLGKANHLYRHYYNAVEYFRYVVNSFPKRADLKQEARIWQVRSLIYLNQMPEARSVLDSVLKNAEQKKGLPTDAYATATAFDMETGAYPDAEQHLKLALKHTSSSTQRLRWTFILAQLQELNHEPADAYANYMRVEKSNASFELSFNANLNRIRLEDARQGVGLTRMQRLIRLLRDDKNAEFIDQIYYQMALLNLANNDIDAAVKNLQLSVRKSTRNQNQKGLSYLRLADINFKNKGNYVAAKKYYDSTLTSLSPSYPEYTLIQKKAENLQVLADRLHIISYEDTLQTLAKLDEATRKARLDEMAANHLKQMQAAEQQAAASGDPFASQNSPFNNLGMTTPQGNQNTTTGSSFYFYNAGAVSQGFTDFKKRWGNRHLEDNWRRSKRSNSNMTANATNLAQNVDQNTVPNQIQKSAEGVAAHDYRQVLEQSIPRTPEQIDHSNQRIYNAYLDIANFYRDILQDKKEAVESYETLLSRFPNDPNKSMIYYNLYRLYTELNDPKASIYRDLLLKDFPNSVYAKVITDPDYARKLDDKDAEFNAFYNQVYDLVAGRQYAEAITRADALLKQYPDNKLAPQLAYLRVIANGHQEKLEPFRAELLAVTTAYPNDRLIVPLINEHILYIDANKEAMAKRPFALMDNDPNEAPFIPAMAQQPAPQLAQNKPVQSVPAPAKPAIAPAKPTAVTPPAVTPPVVTVPVIKKPVDTLVNNKPVTAPTKLKPTDTIASVPPPVTTPPANNPPQTIAPPAKPVEEPSIFNMRDSTHYYFVVNVATATTNLASSRFGIGQYNRVNYASAGIKHQLKDVGADNQLIYVGVFNNLETAKVYTRGIIPLMPQIMKVPADKYSFFIITQENLNKLADKKTLDSYVSYYQKNY; encoded by the coding sequence TTGAAGCGCAACCAAACATCTATCCTATACCTGTTAACTTCCCTTTGTTTGCTATTTTTTTTGGCCGCCTGCTCGCTCGAGAAAGAGAGTGCAGTAAACCGCGGATTGCAAAATCTTACAGCACACTACAACATTCTGTTCAACGCCAACCAGATATTACAGCAAAAACAACTCGATTACGAGCAGACCTATATAGATAACTACGCCGAGTTGCTCAGCATTTACCGTGATACCGTGGCCGTGCCTGCAACAGATAAAGACCTGGATGCTGCCATTGCCAAAGCCAACAACATTATTGCCATAAAAGAGCAGAGCCATTATATAGGCGATGCGTACCTGGTGCTGGGCAAGGCCAACCATTTGTACCGCCATTATTATAATGCGGTAGAGTATTTCAGGTATGTTGTCAACTCGTTCCCCAAACGGGCAGACTTGAAACAAGAGGCACGCATCTGGCAGGTGCGCTCGCTCATCTACCTCAATCAAATGCCCGAGGCCCGGTCTGTACTTGACTCTGTATTGAAAAATGCGGAACAGAAAAAAGGCTTGCCTACCGATGCTTATGCTACGGCCACAGCCTTTGATATGGAGACCGGCGCCTACCCCGATGCCGAGCAACATTTAAAGTTGGCCCTTAAACACACCAGCAGCAGCACGCAACGCCTGCGCTGGACGTTCATCCTGGCGCAACTGCAGGAGCTGAACCATGAACCGGCCGATGCTTATGCCAACTACATGCGTGTAGAAAAAAGTAACGCCTCGTTCGAGCTCTCTTTTAATGCCAACCTGAACCGCATCCGCTTGGAAGATGCCCGCCAGGGCGTGGGCCTTACCCGGATGCAGCGATTGATCCGTTTGCTGCGCGATGATAAGAACGCGGAGTTTATTGATCAGATCTATTACCAAATGGCACTGCTTAACCTGGCCAATAATGATATTGATGCCGCGGTGAAAAATCTGCAGCTATCGGTAAGAAAAAGTACACGCAACCAAAATCAGAAAGGCCTCTCCTATCTGCGCCTGGCCGATATCAACTTTAAAAACAAAGGCAACTATGTGGCGGCTAAAAAATATTATGATAGCACGCTCACCAGCTTGTCGCCTTCATATCCCGAGTATACGCTGATCCAAAAAAAAGCGGAGAACCTGCAGGTACTGGCAGACCGCCTGCATATTATATCTTATGAAGACACCTTGCAAACGCTGGCCAAACTGGATGAGGCTACCCGCAAGGCCCGCCTTGATGAAATGGCGGCCAATCACCTGAAACAAATGCAGGCAGCAGAGCAACAGGCCGCAGCAAGTGGCGACCCGTTTGCCAGTCAGAATAGTCCATTTAATAATTTAGGAATGACAACGCCGCAAGGGAATCAAAATACAACCACCGGCAGCTCATTTTATTTTTATAATGCCGGAGCCGTTAGTCAGGGTTTTACCGATTTTAAAAAGCGCTGGGGCAACCGTCACCTGGAAGATAACTGGCGCCGCAGCAAGCGCTCAAACAGCAACATGACCGCCAATGCCACTAACCTGGCGCAAAACGTAGATCAGAATACCGTACCTAACCAGATCCAGAAAAGTGCCGAGGGCGTGGCCGCACATGATTATCGCCAGGTATTGGAGCAAAGCATCCCGCGCACGCCAGAGCAGATAGATCATTCCAACCAGCGCATTTATAATGCCTATCTGGACATCGCCAATTTCTACCGTGATATTTTGCAAGATAAAAAAGAGGCCGTAGAGAGTTATGAAACGCTGCTCTCGCGCTTTCCTAATGACCCGAATAAATCGATGATCTATTATAACCTGTATCGCCTGTATACAGAGTTGAATGATCCGAAAGCGTCGATCTATCGGGATCTGTTATTAAAAGATTTTCCAAACAGCGTTTATGCCAAGGTAATTACCGATCCTGACTATGCCCGCAAACTGGATGATAAGGACGCAGAGTTCAACGCCTTCTATAACCAGGTATATGATCTGGTGGCCGGCCGTCAGTATGCCGAGGCCATTACCCGTGCCGATGCCTTATTAAAGCAGTACCCTGACAATAAACTGGCACCTCAGCTGGCCTACCTGAGAGTGATTGCCAACGGTCACCAGGAGAAATTGGAGCCGTTCCGCGCCGAACTATTGGCGGTAACCACTGCCTACCCTAACGATAGGCTTATTGTTCCGTTGATTAATGAACATATATTATATATAGACGCCAACAAAGAGGCCATGGCCAAACGCCCCTTCGCGTTGATGGATAACGACCCGAACGAAGCGCCGTTCATCCCCGCAATGGCCCAACAACCGGCACCACAGCTGGCACAGAACAAACCAGTACAAAGCGTTCCGGCACCGGCCAAGCCTGCTATTGCTCCGGCTAAGCCAACTGCCGTTACGCCGCCGGCAGTAACGCCACCTGTGGTCACTGTTCCGGTTATTAAAAAACCGGTTGATACCCTGGTTAACAACAAGCCGGTAACAGCACCTACTAAGTTAAAGCCAACAGATACCATTGCCAGTGTACCGCCACCGGTCACAACGCCTCCGGCAAACAATCCGCCTCAAACCATAGCGCCACCTGCCAAACCGGTAGAAGAGCCTTCTATATTTAACATGCGCGATAGCACACATTATTATTTTGTGGTAAATGTAGCTACTGCCACAACTAACCTGGCATCTTCGCGTTTTGGTATCGGGCAGTATAATCGGGTTAACTATGCCAGTGCCGGCATCAAGCACCAGTTAAAAGATGTGGGTGCCGATAACCAGCTGATTTACGTTGGTGTGTTTAATAACCTGGAAACCGCCAAAGTTTACACACGCGGTATTATCCCGCTGATGCCGCAGATTATGAAGGTGCCCGCAGATAAATACAGCTTTTTTATTATTACCCAGGAAAATCTGAATAAATTAGCCGACAAAAAAACGCTGGATAGCTACGTGAGCTATTACCAGAAAAACTACTAG
- a CDS encoding AtpZ/AtpI family protein, producing MDENERKLGKAGSDYAKYTGLGFQMVVIIGLMSWGGYAIDEHAKHDTKWVTAVMALAGVFISLYIVIKSVSKQD from the coding sequence ATGGATGAAAATGAACGCAAACTAGGCAAGGCTGGCAGCGATTATGCCAAGTACACCGGGCTGGGTTTCCAGATGGTGGTCATCATCGGGTTGATGAGCTGGGGAGGGTACGCTATAGACGAGCATGCTAAACACGATACCAAGTGGGTAACTGCGGTGATGGCTTTAGCGGGCGTTTTTATATCTTTGTACATTGTTATAAAATCAGTTAGTAAACAAGATTGA
- the atpB gene encoding F0F1 ATP synthase subunit A, producing MTFKTFAAQGENGPAEAKNAEKEAFNPTTAILEHIGDSHYWHVGGELYIPLPVILFTDKGTECFMVDKLDHGKVAYQGKYYTYKLIEDKIKVVDASGNLDKAASYHIYDFSITKNVLALWIASIVLLLIFFSVAKAYKKREGQAPKGFQSLIEPVIMFVRDEIARPNIGYRYQKYMPFLLTIFFFIWIVNLMGLIPIFPGGANVTGNILLTFVLSFIVMLVVNFSANKYYWKHIFRPDVPLWLYPIMIPVEIIGVISKPFALMIRLYANISAGHIIVLSLIALIFIFKSLMIAPVSVAFVLFMDVLELLVAFLQAFIFTMLTALFIGTAVEEHHH from the coding sequence TTGACATTCAAAACTTTTGCTGCGCAAGGTGAAAACGGCCCTGCAGAAGCCAAAAATGCCGAAAAGGAGGCCTTCAATCCAACAACTGCAATTCTAGAACACATCGGCGACTCGCATTACTGGCATGTAGGCGGCGAATTGTACATTCCACTGCCAGTAATACTGTTTACAGATAAGGGTACTGAGTGTTTCATGGTTGATAAACTTGATCACGGCAAGGTTGCTTATCAGGGTAAATATTATACCTACAAATTAATAGAAGATAAAATAAAAGTAGTTGATGCTTCAGGTAACCTGGATAAAGCTGCTTCTTATCATATCTATGATTTCTCTATCACCAAAAACGTACTGGCTTTGTGGATTGCCTCAATCGTGCTGTTGCTGATTTTCTTCAGCGTGGCTAAGGCCTACAAAAAACGCGAAGGCCAGGCGCCAAAAGGCTTCCAATCGCTGATTGAGCCGGTGATTATGTTTGTGCGCGACGAGATTGCCCGCCCTAACATTGGTTACCGTTACCAAAAGTACATGCCGTTTCTGTTAACCATCTTCTTCTTTATCTGGATTGTTAACCTGATGGGTTTGATCCCGATCTTCCCGGGTGGTGCTAACGTAACCGGTAATATCCTGTTAACTTTTGTATTGTCATTCATCGTAATGCTGGTGGTTAACTTTAGTGCTAACAAGTACTACTGGAAACACATCTTCAGACCAGATGTACCGCTGTGGTTGTATCCAATTATGATCCCGGTAGAGATCATCGGCGTAATCTCTAAGCCATTCGCCTTGATGATTCGTTTGTATGCAAACATCTCTGCAGGTCACATCATCGTGCTGAGCTTAATTGCGCTGATCTTTATCTTTAAATCGCTGATGATTGCGCCTGTATCTGTAGCCTTCGTATTATTTATGGATGTGCTGGAGTTGCTGGTTGCTTTCCTGCAGGCGTTTATTTTCACGATGCTTACTGCGCTGTTCATTGGTACAGCTGTTGAGGAGCATCACCATTAA
- the atpE gene encoding ATP synthase F0 subunit C, producing MTGSIAALGAGLAVIGAGIGIGQVGGKAMEGISRQPEASSKIQTAMIIAAALVEGVALFGVVVALLGK from the coding sequence ATGACTGGAAGTATTGCTGCATTAGGTGCAGGTTTAGCTGTAATCGGTGCTGGTATCGGTATCGGTCAGGTTGGTGGTAAAGCCATGGAAGGTATCTCACGTCAGCCTGAAGCTTCTTCTAAAATTCAGACTGCCATGATCATCGCTGCGGCCCTTGTAGAAGGTGTTGCTCTGTTCGGTGTGGTAGTTGCGTTATTGGGCAAATAA
- the atpF gene encoding F0F1 ATP synthase subunit B, whose amino-acid sequence MEELFDGLLNDHLGFVVWALVAFVLLLILLGKFAWKPIMNAIGERERSIEDALLKAEAAKQEMALLTAENESLLKEARAERDRILSEARQLKDQIVHEAKTIAQIEGTRMIENARLEINNQKAIALADVKNQVATLSIDIAEKILRKQFEDASKQDALVADLLKEVKLK is encoded by the coding sequence ATGGAAGAGTTATTTGACGGCTTATTAAACGACCACCTTGGTTTTGTTGTTTGGGCTTTAGTTGCGTTTGTATTGTTGCTGATTTTACTGGGTAAATTTGCCTGGAAGCCAATTATGAATGCCATCGGCGAACGCGAGCGCTCTATTGAAGACGCTTTGCTGAAAGCTGAAGCTGCAAAACAAGAAATGGCGTTGTTAACTGCCGAAAACGAATCTTTATTGAAAGAAGCACGTGCCGAGCGCGATCGTATTCTGTCTGAAGCTCGTCAGCTGAAAGATCAGATCGTTCATGAAGCTAAAACTATTGCACAGATTGAAGGTACCCGTATGATTGAGAACGCTCGTTTGGAAATCAACAACCAGAAAGCTATTGCCCTGGCTGATGTTAAAAACCAGGTAGCTACTCTTTCAATTGATATTGCCGAGAAAATTTTGCGCAAGCAGTTTGAAGATGCCAGCAAACAGGATGCGCTGGTGGCTGATCTATTAAAAGAAGTAAAGCTGAAGTAA
- the atpH gene encoding ATP synthase F1 subunit delta: protein MSELTVATRYAKSLIDLATEQKALELVKTDMDAFVKTVRNSTELQAVLANPIIAHDKKKKILDALFAAGFNKTTAAFLRIMVDKGRAGILFVTAQEFVNQYNVIKNIIKATVVSAAPLSEENKKQLTAEVQTITGGTVVLQAKVDPSLIGGFVLSVGDRQIDTSVLASLKRIKKDFAQKVVL, encoded by the coding sequence ATGTCTGAACTAACAGTTGCAACCAGGTACGCCAAATCGTTAATTGATCTTGCTACAGAGCAGAAAGCGCTGGAGCTGGTGAAAACCGATATGGATGCTTTTGTAAAAACCGTACGTAACAGCACTGAGCTGCAGGCGGTATTGGCAAACCCCATTATTGCACACGATAAAAAGAAAAAAATACTGGATGCGCTGTTTGCTGCAGGCTTCAACAAAACAACTGCAGCTTTTTTACGCATTATGGTTGATAAAGGCCGTGCCGGGATTTTATTTGTAACCGCACAGGAGTTTGTTAATCAGTATAACGTAATCAAAAATATCATTAAAGCTACTGTGGTATCGGCTGCGCCGCTTTCTGAAGAAAACAAGAAACAGCTTACTGCCGAAGTACAAACCATCACCGGTGGTACCGTTGTGTTACAGGCCAAGGTTGATCCAAGCCTGATTGGCGGTTTTGTGCTTAGCGTTGGCGATCGTCAGATCGATACCAGCGTATTGGCGAGCTTGAAACGTATAAAGAAAGATTTTGCCCAAAAGGTAGTTCTATAA
- the atpA gene encoding F0F1 ATP synthase subunit alpha, protein MVEVRPDEVSAILRQQLSGFKSATELEEVGTVLQVGDGIARVYGLTKVQSGELVEFENGLQGIVLNLEEDNVGVVLLGPSEGVKEGDTIKRTKKIASIRVGEGMLGRVVNTLGEPIDGKGPIAGTTYEMPLERKAPGVIYRQPVNEPLQTGIKAIDAMIPIGRGQRELVIGDRQTGKTAVCIDTIINQKEFYKAGQPVICIYVACGQKASTVANIVRTLEENGAMPYSIIVAANASDPAPTQFFAPFAGAAIGEYFRDTGRPALIVYDDLSKQAVAYREVSLLLRRPPGREAYPGDVFYLHSRLLERAAKINANDDIAAQMNDLPESIRGIVKGGGSLTALPIIETQAGDVSAYIPTNVISITDGQIFLESNLFNAGVRPAINVGISVSRVGGNAQIKSMKKVAGTLKLDQAQFRELEAFSKFGSDLDASTKNVIDKGARNVEILKQGQFAPVTVEKQVAIIYAGTKNLMRNVPVNKVREFEAEYTSQLELRHPEVLAALKAGKFDDQLTGVLETVAKELAGKY, encoded by the coding sequence ATGGTAGAGGTTAGACCAGACGAAGTATCGGCAATCCTGCGTCAGCAGTTGTCGGGCTTTAAGTCAGCAACTGAATTAGAAGAAGTAGGTACTGTGCTTCAGGTAGGTGACGGTATCGCACGCGTTTATGGATTAACAAAAGTACAGTCGGGTGAGTTAGTGGAGTTTGAGAACGGCCTGCAAGGCATTGTACTTAACCTGGAAGAAGATAACGTGGGTGTGGTATTGTTAGGTCCGTCTGAAGGTGTTAAAGAAGGTGACACTATTAAACGTACCAAAAAAATCGCTTCTATCCGCGTAGGTGAAGGTATGCTGGGCCGCGTAGTTAATACGCTGGGCGAGCCTATCGATGGTAAAGGCCCTATCGCCGGTACAACTTACGAGATGCCACTTGAGCGTAAAGCTCCGGGTGTTATCTACCGTCAGCCGGTAAACGAGCCACTGCAAACTGGTATCAAAGCTATCGACGCGATGATTCCAATTGGCCGTGGTCAGCGTGAGCTGGTTATCGGTGACCGTCAGACTGGTAAAACTGCGGTTTGTATCGATACCATCATCAACCAAAAAGAATTCTACAAAGCAGGTCAGCCTGTAATTTGTATATACGTTGCTTGCGGTCAGAAAGCTTCTACCGTAGCTAACATCGTGCGTACGCTGGAAGAGAACGGTGCTATGCCATACTCTATCATTGTAGCAGCTAACGCATCAGATCCTGCTCCAACCCAGTTCTTCGCGCCATTTGCGGGTGCTGCCATCGGCGAGTACTTCCGTGATACCGGTCGCCCGGCACTGATCGTTTATGATGATTTGTCAAAACAAGCTGTTGCTTACCGTGAGGTATCGTTGTTGCTGCGTCGTCCACCGGGCCGTGAGGCTTATCCAGGTGACGTATTCTACCTGCACAGCCGTTTGCTGGAGCGTGCCGCTAAAATCAACGCTAACGATGACATCGCTGCACAGATGAACGATTTGCCGGAGTCAATCCGTGGTATCGTTAAAGGTGGTGGTTCATTAACCGCGCTGCCAATTATCGAAACTCAGGCTGGTGACGTATCTGCTTATATCCCAACTAACGTAATTTCTATCACTGACGGTCAGATCTTCTTAGAGTCTAACCTGTTCAACGCAGGTGTGCGTCCGGCTATCAACGTAGGTATCTCTGTATCTCGTGTAGGTGGTAACGCTCAGATCAAATCAATGAAGAAAGTTGCCGGTACCTTGAAACTTGACCAGGCCCAGTTCCGTGAGCTGGAAGCTTTCTCTAAATTCGGTTCAGACCTTGACGCTTCTACCAAAAACGTAATTGATAAAGGTGCCCGTAACGTAGAGATCCTGAAACAAGGTCAGTTTGCTCCGGTAACTGTAGAAAAACAAGTTGCTATCATTTACGCAGGTACTAAAAACCTGATGCGTAACGTGCCTGTAAACAAAGTACGTGAGTTTGAGGCCGAGTATACCAGCCAGCTGGAGCTGCGTCACCCTGAGGTGTTAGCCGCCCTGAAAGCAGGCAAATTTGATGATCAGTTAACAGGCGTACTGGAAACAGTAGCTAAAGAACTGGCAGGTAAATACTAA
- the atpG gene encoding ATP synthase F1 subunit gamma — protein MANLKEVRNRISSINSTQQITKAMKMVSAAKLKRATNAIVQLRPYAEKLKELLGNLSASLEEGSSPFLQEREPVRVLVVVVTSNRGLAGAFNTNAIKTANNLIAEKYSKQLAAGNVSIVAIGKKAQEFYQRRNYNVIGNNNEVYTNLNFTTVSAVTEAIMEGFVNGKYDRVELVYNHFRNAAVQILVAEQLLPVPKAEAKASVKNTAASQVDYILEPSKEEIVAELIPKNIKVQLYKAVLDSHASEHGARMTAMDKATDNAGELLKALKLSYNQARQAAITTELTEIVSGAAALSNG, from the coding sequence ATGGCTAATTTAAAAGAAGTAAGAAACAGGATATCATCCATCAACTCAACGCAGCAGATCACCAAAGCCATGAAAATGGTTTCGGCAGCAAAGCTGAAGAGAGCTACCAATGCCATTGTACAGCTGCGTCCGTATGCCGAGAAGCTGAAAGAGCTGCTGGGCAACCTGTCTGCCAGTCTGGAGGAGGGTTCATCACCCTTTTTGCAGGAGCGCGAACCGGTACGTGTGCTGGTTGTTGTGGTAACCTCAAACCGTGGTTTGGCCGGTGCCTTCAATACCAACGCCATCAAAACGGCTAATAACCTCATAGCAGAGAAATACAGCAAGCAGTTAGCTGCCGGCAATGTATCTATCGTTGCTATTGGTAAAAAAGCACAGGAGTTTTATCAGCGCCGTAACTACAACGTTATTGGTAACAATAACGAGGTTTACACCAACCTTAACTTCACCACTGTTTCTGCAGTTACTGAAGCCATTATGGAAGGTTTTGTAAACGGTAAGTATGACAGGGTAGAGTTGGTATACAACCACTTTAGAAATGCTGCCGTACAAATATTAGTTGCCGAGCAGTTGCTGCCAGTGCCAAAAGCTGAGGCTAAAGCATCAGTAAAAAACACGGCTGCATCACAGGTTGATTACATCCTGGAGCCTTCTAAAGAAGAGATTGTTGCCGAGTTGATTCCTAAAAATATCAAAGTACAATTGTACAAAGCGGTACTGGATTCACATGCTTCAGAGCACGGCGCCCGTATGACCGCGATGGACAAAGCTACCGACAACGCCGGCGAATTGTTGAAAGCCCTGAAGCTTTCTTACAACCAGGCGCGTCAGGCAGCCATCACCACCGAGCTGACAGAGATTGTGAGCGGTGCGGCAGCCTTATCAAACGGTTAA